The sequence below is a genomic window from Wyeomyia smithii strain HCP4-BCI-WySm-NY-G18 chromosome 1, ASM2978416v1, whole genome shotgun sequence.
TTCaatggcgaagatgccgactttcagtttctggaaaacaacttaaGATGACCAAGTATCAACTgttatgagtattgcggaagcgttacatccagaggccagaaatcattttaagacgccattttaaatttttagatacatagtagcttccggtttctggaaaacatccttaaatTGTCAAATACAATACAATGAAAGTACATCTACTCTTTGGgtactagaatattgatgttatatataaccctttccgaccgggcccatatGAATGCGTAGATAGAAGGTAACTTATACTTAACCTTCTCTTTCGCTTTTTGAAAGTcttattcattgtttttttgctcacaacgctagtgtcaacatcgcagctgctacgaaaaataagaaaccgaagcaagcaagtgtttttatgtAGGAATTACTTTGATTTAAGTgttgttatccgtcatttttcacctacacaattgtgAGGGATCGGTCGGAGAGGGATAAAGTAATAATTTAGGTATAGTATGTGAAATTTGACTtaatatttgtgctaaagaaaaagtgaaatgatagaaatgacttttaatttcaacttcaatcccgagcaaggccgcaagcattgaaatagtacaatatcaaatttaaatgatgtggaggccacatattttgatcgtagctatagttttagaCAGTCTCCGGGTTGCGTTTCTTTCTTtgactttcaaaccacatgtttaaacactATGAAggtcattgtttaagggttttaaagcccattaatttgaattcaactatgttcatagcttctgagatatagaagcgattttcacattttgccgcagtgccaaaactaaaagttggATTACGGCAAATAtacccttcatttgacatcaagataggaagaatcggtcagaccatctctgagaaaagtgagtgcgaaaaaaaaggtgcacatacacacgtacacacccacacccacacacacatacatgcatacatgcagaaaatgctcgattcgtcgaactgagtcgagtagtatatgacattcggccatttggatcacttttataccttttaattagccagtgatcgttaggagaaagtcaatatgtttactttcattatgtgatttcacatttttactgacaacggacaaagttacaatccgattacaatgaaagtcaatagcaacctatgggacaactagacctttcatttgacactaattttgtgtaaatcggttcagccatctctgagaaaaatgagtgagtttaaacatcctcaggataacttttctttacataacttttgaaccatatgttcaatcattacgaaatttaaaagttaagggttttggagacaccCCGattatttgaaaccagttttattgaaatcggttgtgtggtttctgggatattgatgtttcgtgatttttacattttgatacataacctctaaactaaaaatccgattacaatgaaattcaatagaaatctacggcgcaactagacctttcatttgcaattgatttcatgaaagccatctttgagaaaagtgagtgagaaaaaaaagttgcacatacacacacacacatacatacatgaagacaaaaagtgattttaaaaaaatcggtcatcttagttttcttttcaaaataagttttaagatagacaatTAAGTTGCTTTAAACTCTCCTTTTCCGTGTACGAATAGGTTTTCCCCTCAAATTAATAGAATTTACCATTAGTAAAACTTGCCATCATTTGTTGGCTTATTTTGAATGGCCTCAACCTCATGATATTGAGAATTTCCAGCCAGCATCGAAAGGTTTTGTAACTGTGCAGTCCCGTTGCATTTATGCACTTTTTCAGGTCCTACTcaattaaattattaaattaaacaatcaCTGCAAGTTTTGGCAAACGAGTTGCCATCTCTTTCTCTCACGCACACACatacttacacacacatactTACTTGTTTATATCGTTACCATACCACTTATATCGTTATCAAATATATAATTTCAATGTACCTATCGTCTCCATATATGGGAAAAAATggtcaaaacattgaaaaaatttcaaactcattttattcaagttatccccgatagaatatttttaaaccactttcatttgaaagcttagagcctgaactaacttttggtgaaaaAATATCCGAGGTGCATTGAAGTTGCATAATATTCCAATTCTGACACGGCGTGCAGTGTTAACACATCTATAAATAACAAACACCAGCATTTAGATTTAAAAACTGCTTTATTGATCAAGGAAGGCCAAGAAAAATTCGAGGCTCGGTTAAGAAAAAATGGGAAATATTGTTGTGGGCGAgtagtcaaattgacgcagactatctttccagggttaaaaTCGTTAACTGGATACAGAGTGATGAAAAGTATTGATAAACTGGGAATGTCCATACCTCTAAAATTTccgaaagtcgattttttttcgatattccaTGCGTTTTTTACACATTTGGCATCGACAAATCTccgaaagttgattttttcgatttttttcatacattttttacACATTTGGCATCGACAGTTTCATGTACTTTCATGTTTCTTCATAAGTCGAACAAGTGAAACTTTGGCCGCTTTGAGGCATGtgttcccaaagtccgattCAGCTGAAATTTTGAATGGGTActcttttcgagaagacgaaacttttgtgCCCTACTCCTGAGCGAAATTCTAAATTCAAGTTTTCTCGTATTGGTGCCAAGctcaaaaaatttcaagtcgattttttacaggaatttttttttcgaggtaaCACTGGACCTAGACCGcgttgaggcacgtgttcccaaGGTCCGATTGAGCTAAAATGTTTCATGGAGGCTTTTATCGAgatgacgaaacttttgagcacgACTTTTAAGCGAAAATCgaaggtcatttttttttcatagaacTCATTCAGAACAAAAGTTACGAAGTAGTGTGAAGTCGAGAATAATTTTGTAGTAAAAGAAGAGACAATgcgctttgcgctacaagtctcgtttctcattcagtcgttttgtgctgtgcgccacatgcgagcgagagaacttgcaatacgtacgagccatgtctcgtcgcatgggatTTCTTTTGccacgtacacgaagatatctcgtctctcatcGCAACGAGCGCGGTGCATGGGTGTCGCGTACACGAGACAGCTCGCGCGCAAATTCTCGTGaactcgtctcgcgagctagtCTCACATATTGCTTTGCGCTGATGGTGCAAgaaagaaattgattttgcccAGATGGATGAAGGCAGGAGATTTTATGTGATTTATTATTTACGGTGTTCTAGGAGCTTGCGTCAGAGCACCGTTTGAATAATGAATGGTGTGTaaactaattcatttgtttattaATTAATATGATGATTAATCCGACTTTTGATTACAATAATACTGCTAGCGAAGCGTCCCAACATCCCTGCTTGGAGCACGCGTCGATTGCATGAATTAAAACGGCTTCGAAACAATGCCCAGCGTAAATTTCGCCGTTTGAAAACGCAGGTAGCGAGACATAATTTCAAAAGCACCAGCGACGAATACCGCCGTCTTAACAGAGAATTATACATATCCTACGTCTTACGTGTACAGACAGACCTTAGGAGAAACCCCAAAGGGTTTTGGAATTTTGTCAACTCCAAACGAAAATGTTCATCGGTGCCTGTAAATGTTCGCTTGGCTGACTTAGACGCGACTTCAGAATCGGAATCATGTGTGCTTTTTGCAACTTTTTTCGCATCAGTGTTTGTTGATAGAGTTGCCTCCGATGCCGAGGCGGATATTGCGGCGGCTGATGTTCCGGCCGATTTGATTGATTTGACAACATTTGAAATTACCACTGACTTGATAATGGATGCCGCAAAGAAACTTAAGCGATCTTATACTCCGGGGCCCGATGGTATCCCCGCTATAGTTATAAGCCGTTGTGCTAATGTTGTGCGCTAGTAAACCCACTTCGCTGCATTTTCAACAAGTCGATCGAGCAACGGAAATTCCCTGAGATATGGAAACAATCTTTTATGTTCCCAGTTCTAAAATCTGGTGATCGTCAAAATGTCAGAagttatcgaggcataactagTCTCTCAGCTGGTTCTAAGTTGTTCGAGATTATTGTTAGTAACGTAATGCTCCATTCCACTAAGAATTACATCTCTACCGCGCAACATGGTTTCATGCCGAACCGCTCAGTTCATAGTAACTTACTGGAATTTACTTCGATGTGCATTGCACATATCGAACAAAAAGCGCAAGTTGATGCCATCTACACTGATTTGAAGGCAGCTTTCGATCGTATTGACCATAACATACTTTTGCGTAAAATGTCACGGCTTCGAGCTTCGCGTTCACTTGTGGAATGGTTAAGTTCGTATTTATGTGGAAGGATACTGCGTGTGAAACTTCGTTCTTGTGTCTCGTCGCAATTCACTAATAAAtcgggagttccgcaaggtagcAATTTGGGGCCTCTGCTTTTCGCTATATTCTTCAATGATGCAATACTACGGTTAGGTGTTGGCTGTAGGTTGGTAAATGCGGATGATCTAAAGCTATATCTGGTAGTTCGTACAATCGACGATTGTCGTCGTTTGCAACATTTGCTGAATATATTCGTCGAGTGGTGCCATAAGAACTGGCTGATAATTAGTATTGGAAAATGTGAGGTTATGACATTCCACCGCATTTTAAATCCGATCATATTAGAATACCGCATTGATGGACTTGAGCTGAGAAGAGTTGACCGTGTTTGCGTCCTTGGTATTCTGCTCGACGCTAAACTCACTTTCCACCTACATCATGCCATCTTAATTTCAAAAGCGAGTCAACAGCTGGGATTCATTGCAAAAATCGGCCGTGACTTCAAAGACCCTCACTGCTTCAAAGCCTTATACTGCTCTCTAGTACGACCacttcttgaaaattgtagctcgatctggtaccctcatcagttaacTTGGTGTCTACGGATCGAACGTGTTCAGAAGAGATTTGTCCGACTGGCATTACGTGACCTTCCCTGGCGTGATCCGGAAAATCTTCCTCCGTATCCTGACCGCTGTCGATTACTTGGCCTCGACACGCTCGAACGTCGTCGCAAAATCCAGCAAGCTGCATCTGTTGCCAAAATATTGAATGGCGAAAAAGATTCGCCAACACTATTGTTCCAGCTAGACTTCCGTGCTTCTCAACGTTCCTTACGTTCAACTGGCCTACTACAAACCACATTCCATCGGACGTCGTTTGGATTTAACGAGCCTATAACCGCTGCAATCAGGACAAGCAAGTTTGTGAATAAGCTGAAAATTTCGAATATTTTGTAAActtgacgttttttttttttttattaagactacatgaataaaattaaaattaaaattaaaattaaaattaaaattaaaattaaaattaaaattaaaatcaaaattaaaaattaaaataatgaaGAACGTTTCGTTaccatatttatttatttattttcaaacggTATAAAAATGCATAGTATTTTTTACTGAAACAAATATATTAGACGTAGAGTGTTATGTTAGTTAACGTGGAGATGCTGTGAGTTTCTGTTGTCGTttaagatgtcattgactattgtgtgaatttttgtaattaTCTAAGTAATAtagttttatgaaattttccaactAATGCCCAGAAAGGTATGAGGGCGTATGTATTGAATGTATTGAAGACACAAATCTTTAAGTAACTGTGGGAGACGGGTTGCTTGAATCATGTCGCtgatatatgagccgttgcggaacagagtggtctatgtgccatcaagaaaattgttcaggagaagcaaatttcgaaaaatctctgaataaaattctattcaacggattctttcaaacaaaatattccaatataaaggttatgaagtggtttaacatggagatacataaaattaacagtttctttgcgaaatcggtgattttatctcactaatgtacatagaccactctgacttcatatttatatttaatggaatcctcgaatcgtttcgaaacagagtggtctatgtacacaaacctggtaaatgacaaagaaaatgacggtaactcgtataaaatggctagtgtcacatgttatatggtacatatagcatgtcacatgtaagatgtcacgtgtaacattacatataacacaacatgttacatattacataatattttacgtgttacatttttcgtgttacattacgtgtaacatgttacatattacgtgtgacatgtacagaacaagtgacatgttacttatcacatgtaatatgctacatgttacgtgttacatgatagtattacaccgatttatgtacatagaccactctgttccgaaacagaatggtcaTTCTTTTCATCAGCTtttaagttcgatttttcgaaattttcctaATCTCCTAACTTcagtttcttgagtagatgcggtttatacaaaaaactcattttcgaaaaaaatggtctttagaccactctgttccgcaacggctcacaTGATGCTTTCGATACCACAGACGAAAATGCAATCCACTGCTACGATATTATATTATCTAGTAAATATACGTTTTCTAATGTGCAACAGGGGACATTCTGGGGTTGTTCtgacacgatatcgatcataggcaacttctactagtttgaaaagcctcgaaattaaaaaaaaacgacaatcaccaaaataaatgaaaaatgttattttggagcataaaagttgtagtaaagcgggcaatgtatgcagtttgcgaggatgcgaaaatgaacgggaatagaaggtgtgacttttaggcttagaaaaatttttccctcgtccagacgggacacgaacccgcaatctccgttgtctccggcaaggtgttttggccaactaaactactgggaaaggtataaatagatctaaaccaaagtcgaatcaccctctactattgtgttcccgtatctcagcacgccaacgatgaactgcacacactgcccggtgggagtttattttttataactgagagagtgatctcttcacgcacacagtgtataatgacttattatatctacagcggcgcaagcgatgagacacctcagtcggtggctagactccgaacgcgtatcacggaagagctccgttggctagatttactttacgaactaatttcatttttgtcatatgacttacattttaagttttagtaaagcgggcaatgtatgcagtttgcgaggatgcgaaaatgaacgggaatagaaggtgtgacttttaggcttagaaaaaattttccctcgtccagacgggacacgaacccgcaatctccgttgtctccggcaaggtgttttgggcttagaaaatttttttctaagcctaaaagtcacaccttctattcccgttcattttcgctcCCTcccaaactgcatacattgcccgctttactaaaacttaaaatgtaagtcatatgacaaaaatgaaattagttcgtaaagcataaaagttgttcggtaaaaattgatttaaacaaatttagagttcagatcagtacttgggcgatgtagattttgattctaggatagttttagcattgagtcaataaaaaaatgacaaaaaatttttttttggtggatattacaccttaatgctcagacatactcgatattattttgcttagtgaaatatattaaaaccttttttttcacaatatattttttgacacggcacaatacatacTAAAACcttgccaaaaccggtttcgtagaatcaccattttgagctcagtttttgtccgatttaagttctgtttttttaaagatgggtaagaaggtgctaatatgtggacattagggcgccaatcatcgtatggaaaaaaagtgaccagtaaatttcaaaaaaaaaaagaaaacactatacaaaatgttcaccggctcgaaaaaacaccctgtgcaaaatttcagctcaatcggacttaaaatgaggtggcgcaaagcgattgaagtttggcttttttgaaaactgaaaaatcacccaaggggggtacgtgaaatttcggttttcgaaaatttttttttgatgccaaatgacttaaaaacccatgaaacgtcgagaattggtgtcatctgaaaaatttttttttgcaaaaatttactctctgggacttagtcgttttttcaattgtggaaggcggagttcaaaatgtttagaaattatcttttgaaattgatcactagtctctcgaaatagcttgtatgatgatatacactataactagcatcgaatactttatgtttcattagggtggttcatttattcgacatagggtggttcataatattgtgtgcaaatgagaataaaatgaaaaaatcatttttcacagaataccaatagaaaaattcctgaaaatataatatttgttttatcattgtcgttagggtggcaatgttgaattggaaaaattataagtaaaatggcaaaatattacaaaacaaatttataaaatgtatcaaactactatgcaaaaaaaaaaatatctcaaccaaaattaagattgtgtctcgtggaaaatgttgaatgctttcatgtcatttgcaaaatcacacacgggaggtatattgagttttaatatttgaaaaatgttttcgatttcaagtgtcttaaacttttaaatgaaacggcggaaactgatggaacatgttatattactttgtgtgaaaaatctactctctaagacacttgcactcgtctttcgaatgttgtaccagacaattttttcgttttatttaccacaataatgtcctttaccaacacttgattgaacacacagtgctctggcttatataatcggacaaaagactgtatcgatgttattcagtgataatgagagtatagggatctcaatcacttttgcacagggtgttttttcgagctggtgaacattttgtgtaggtttttttttgaaattcgagatgactattttggctggcaccctagtgGACATActcttcgaattttgatattcgatcctaaaacaaaatggcgtcgaaaaaacatagaaaacttccgatttctcaaaaattcaaaatggcgccattgtcgccccttaagttgaaatatgttcaaactcggaggAGTTTATTGTCGCATCAAtctttatcaaaaaatcatacatggaAGCCAGAGAAAacaattgttgcactgtgttttaGTAGATTTTCATTACTGAAACTCTTCTAGAAACTTTCTCTTCTATTTTTTCGATTGGTGTTGCAAAGTATTTCCAGAAAGTTGTTCTTTATAAGTAATTTACAATTTATTCTtaaatcaaaatcgaaaatagGAGTGAACATTTATATGATACGTTTCGTTTCTTTCAGGTGCAATAtttcataccgatcaaacgCAAAAATGTTGTCAATTTGGAAACTCAAAGCATATTTCCAGTCAGACGATGTAGTTACGATTTCAGTCATCGTTTTGTTAATGATGCAAGAGATGGATATATTGAACTAGTTCCAGGCGTCGCACACTTTGCAAATGTCAATCGTATGCAGGTGGATTTTGGTGTACAAACAAACTCTCTAAAACTACACCGTGCCCAACAAACTAATCCAACTTTTCCAACGAATGCATGGTCTCAATACTTGTATGAGATAACTGAagaagaaaaacaaactacAAACAAGCCTACTGAATGTTTAAAGGATGGAAATCATACATCAGAAACCAATAGCTACGTTCAGGAATTACTTAACACGCTGGCGTTCAACAAGATTGATATGTACAATAACGATTATCCTTTGATTTCCAGAAAAAAAGTTCATAGGTATCATACACCAATTATGGAAGAATATTTATACTTCACTGATCgcgaaaagtgtaaaaatcgaTGCGTCTCTGCATTAGATTGGCATCCGCAAATAGGCGGTATTTTTGTTGCAGCTTACAATTTCAAAACTATTTGCACTACAGAAGCTTTTGAAGAACAAAACGCAACCGATGTTGTTAACaaagttgtttttcagaaaggaCCGGTCTTACTGTGGAGTTTCGATGACACACTTGCACAAAAACTTGAACTTAGATCCAGTCGCGAAGTTACGGCGCTGTCATTTTGTCCTTATGACGCAAATTTACTTTTAGGAGGTCTGACGAATGGTCAAGTGATCATTTGGGATCTGGAAGGTCATTTGGAACGCATTGAAAGAGTGGAGAATAATTCACTTCAGCAAATAGGCAATCGTAAAATAATTAGAAAGCAAATGGGTTGGTGTGCGTTCGAAGCAATGGATCGTACCGTTGAACCTGTCGCTACCAGTGCACTGGATAAGTCGCCACGCAGacaaattttggtaataaagtGGTTACCACGAAACTATTATTGTGCAACAACCGGTCAAATTCGGATTCATGCTGAAAAGTTACACCGATTTGTATTAACAGCATCTATTGATGGTTCTATTTGTTTCTGGGATTTAGATTTTACAGTTCCGTCCATTAGAAAAGCTGCACAGAGTACCAAAACTGTTAACACAGGTGAATATTCACCTTACCAATGTTTAGATAACGTGTTTTATCCCATATTTCGCATCAAATGCGAAACTTCCATTTCATCATTGTCTATTGATGAAGCATTTTACAAATTTATTGCAAACGATTGTAAACGAGATGCAATATGTACTAAAATTAAACATCGCGCTGAACAAATACAAGTCGAATATCGAATGCAGGTGATAATAGGTACTGTAGCAGGAGATATTGTTCATGGAAACTGGGAAGGACACGACTTCGATCAGGGAGCCACTACCAATGAGGAGAATCTGAAGTCCAAGAAAAAATTTGCGGCCATTCATGATGGCCCGGTATTGGCAATTGAAAGGAATCCATTCTGTTGGGAAATCTTCTTAAGCATTGGTGGCTACGTCTTAGCAATATGGAGTGAAACTTGTCAGAGTTCTGCAATATTCTGGAGGAAACGGAAATCTCGTGTATTAGGCGGAAGATGGAGTCTGGATCGACCATCAGTTTTTTTCATTATTGATAGTAATGGGGATTTAGAAGTCTGGGATACTATTAGTAAGTATCAATTCCATCAGACAATAATGACAATCATAaccggatttttttttagttcgaATTGACGTTCCTTGCATGAGTATTAGTGTAGGTGGCCATATCCTAAGTTATTTGTTACAGCACAAGTTGCCCTTTGCGAAGCAATATTTAGCAATAGCTGACTACAACAGtaacattcgaatatttattatTCCTCCCATCTTTTGTGAACAAGTTTCAAATGAGAAAGCAGTAAGGAATATTTGTTATTTGATGTTTGGCTCTCTATTTGTATATTGTACatcattttattcaaatcaaataCCCTCTGTCAGCATTGAAATCATTGCAAATGAGGAACCAAACACCATGCTATCATATAAAGTAAATATTCTTATTTCTAGAAATTTCTGAAAACCATTCAACATGAACTGTCGcggaaaaaatcacaagaaaatTGGATTCAGACCTTCTATGAAGCGCATAAAGAAATTATCGAAGGTCAGGTTAGAGCTAAACTAGCGGCTAAAGAACTAGCTGAACgtttggaaattgaacaaaaagagCACGCTGAGTTTTTGAAGCGTCGAGCTGTAGAAGAAGCTAAAAAGAAAGCGAAGCAAGATGCTGAAAAACGTGTTGACCTTGCCAAGCGCTTAGAAGTTAAATGGAGACAAAAATGTTACAAGCGATTATTACACAGTATGATGATGAGGAGAAATATTAGTCCAGGTCAGTTAGCAAAGCAAATGCAacccgaaaaacaaaaaagaaagtaTGATGATGAAAAACGCATCGCGATTGCAAAGAATTTAACAGGAATTGAAGCAGACTACAATGATATCAAATCTCTGCTACTGCCTATTGACaagataacaataaaaaaaagtgaGATATTGAATCAGCTGATTGATAAATTCAAAGGCGAAATGATCAACTATTCTCGCATCGAAGCAGAGGCCAAAATTGTATTAAATTGTTTTAATTTGCCCAAAGTTGCTAATTTTACCGAGGTCTTCGTGAAAGGAAATCAACGCAGAGAACTAATTAACCAGGAGTTGGGGGCAAATTTAGAGCACTTGgaaagttacaaaaaaaaaaaaaatcg
It includes:
- the LOC129725954 gene encoding dynein axonemal intermediate chain 3 is translated as MFENMSHLKSTTVVEDVKSDKADRSEDIFKFDSSEDEEISTIFGFKEEDARQKLISFPKSIRIVISPDLQAEIGVEIGPTVSSEHPWKQIKKDVLEDHISDETKELQLLKEMLREIESGKLILLGYLPKLSNEEDIFVIFIDDRELKEASEIIRRLELLERYKTRTVLKKCSNRWKDHGSHNKVQYFIPIKRKNVVNLETQSIFPVRRCSYDFSHRFVNDARDGYIELVPGVAHFANVNRMQVDFGVQTNSLKLHRAQQTNPTFPTNAWSQYLYEITEEEKQTTNKPTECLKDGNHTSETNSYVQELLNTLAFNKIDMYNNDYPLISRKKVHRYHTPIMEEYLYFTDREKCKNRCVSALDWHPQIGGIFVAAYNFKTICTTEAFEEQNATDVVNKVVFQKGPVLLWSFDDTLAQKLELRSSREVTALSFCPYDANLLLGGLTNGQVIIWDLEGHLERIERVENNSLQQIGNRKIIRKQMGWCAFEAMDRTVEPVATSALDKSPRRQILVIKWLPRNYYCATTGQIRIHAEKLHRFVLTASIDGSICFWDLDFTVPSIRKAAQSTKTVNTGEYSPYQCLDNVFYPIFRIKCETSISSLSIDEAFYKFIANDCKRDAICTKIKHRAEQIQVEYRMQVIIGTVAGDIVHGNWEGHDFDQGATTNEENLKSKKKFAAIHDGPVLAIERNPFCWEIFLSIGGYVLAIWSETCQSSAIFWRKRKSRVLGGRWSLDRPSVFFIIDSNGDLEVWDTIIRIDVPCMSISVGGHILSYLLQHKLPFAKQYLAIADYNSNIRIFIIPPIFCEQVSNEKAKFLKTIQHELSRKKSQENWIQTFYEAHKEIIEGQVRAKLAAKELAERLEIEQKEHAEFLKRRAVEEAKKKAKQDAEKRVDLAKRLEVKWRQKCYKRLLHSMMMRRNISPGQLAKQMQPEKQKRKYDDEKRIAIAKNLTGIEADYNDIKSLLLPIDKITIKKSEILNQLIDKFKGEMINYSRIEAEAKIVLNCFNLPKVANFTEVFVKGNQRRELINQELGANLEHLESYKKKKNRKLTTEEAREDIDSRTSNMSPEALQRARCVTFIDNAGEMLHDHIKNEREVDSLHKNTPVQEE